One Phaseolus vulgaris cultivar G19833 chromosome 4, P. vulgaris v2.0, whole genome shotgun sequence DNA window includes the following coding sequences:
- the LOC137836382 gene encoding uncharacterized FCP1 homology domain-containing protein C1271.03c-like yields MNSQGNTVSMVVAKGKNNEELSSHADEEKTVSAPVINKDLSAEISNISLPETPFRPLKKRLIVLDINGLLADVVSPPPKDRVADKTIARRAIFKRPFYHEFLEFCFQKFEVGIWSSRLKKNVDRVIDYLLPCLKNKLLFYWDLSHCTETHFKTLENKHKKVVFKDLRKLWDKLDPNLPWEKGYYNESNTLLLDDSPYKALLNPPNTSVFPHTFSYHDENDNSLGEGGELRVYLDGLTKAEDMRKYVEEHPFGQEGIGEKSESWNFYSQVIESLYAGESNV; encoded by the exons ATGAATTCCCAAGGAAATACAGTGAGTATGGTAGTAGCCAAAGGAAAAAATAATGAAGAGTTATCTTCCCATGctgatgaagagaagactgtaTCTGCTCCTGTCATAAATAAAGATCTTAGTGCAGAAATTTCTAATATTTCTCTGCCTGAAACTCCATTTCGTCCTTTGAAGAAAAGACTAATTGTTCTTGACATAAATGGGTTGTTAGCGGATGTAGTTTCTCCTCCTCCCAAGGATCGCGTGGCAGATAAAACCATTGCGAGGAGAGCAA TATTCAAGAGACCCTTCTATCATGAGTTTCTGGAGTTTTGCTTCCAAAAATTTGAAGTTGGCATATGGTCTTCAAGACTGAA GAAAAATGTTGATCGAGTCATTGACTATTTGCTGCCATGCTTGAAAAACAAATTGCTTTTCTATTGG GACCTTTCTCATTGCACTGAAACACACTTCAAGACTCTTGAGAATAAACATAAGAAGGTTGTTTTCAAGGATTTGAGAAAACTTTGGGATAAGCTTGATCCTAATCTTCCATGGGAGAAAGGATATTACAATGAATCCAATACTTTGCTGTTGGATGATTCTCCTTACAAGGCATTGCTTAATCCT CCAAACACCTCGGTTTTTCCTCATACATTCAGTTATCATGATGAAAACGACAACTCTTTAG GTGAAGGAGGAGAGCTGAGAGTATATCTTGATGGCTTGACAAAAGCTGAAGATATGCGAAAGTATGTTGAGGAACACCCTTTTGGCCAAGAAGGCATTGGTGAAAAAAGTGAATCCTGGAACTTCTATAGTCAGGTTATTGAGAGTCTCTATGCAGGAGAAAGCAATGTTTGA